One window of Burkholderia thailandensis E264 genomic DNA carries:
- a CDS encoding replication-associated recombination protein A has protein sequence MSDLFAVEPRRPLAEALRPKTLADVIGQTHLLGEGKPLKLAFESGKPHSMILWGPPGVGKTTLARLTALAFDCEFIALSAVLGGVKDIREAMEQARDTLNRTGRHTILFVDEIHRFNKAQQDALLPFVESGLVTFIGATTENPSFEVNSALLSRAQVYVLKSLTEDELRQLLKRAQDTALDGLAFDDKAVDTLVGYADGDARRFLNLLEQAQTAASSAGVTTIDAAFVESAMTMNARRFDKGGDNFYDQISALHKSVRGSSPDGALYWLCRMLDGGADPKYLARRVVRMAWEDIGLADPRAMQIANDAAQTYERLGSPEGELALAQAVLYLACAAKSNAGYNAYNEAMAFVRQDKSREVPVHLRNAPTKLMKELGYGHAYRYAHDEPNAYAAGETYLPDGMGEPRWYKPVPRGLETKIADKLAWLRELDREAGKND, from the coding sequence ATGTCCGACCTGTTTGCAGTCGAACCGCGCCGGCCGCTCGCCGAGGCGCTGCGCCCGAAGACGCTCGCCGACGTGATCGGGCAGACGCATCTTCTCGGCGAAGGCAAGCCGCTCAAGCTCGCGTTCGAATCGGGCAAGCCGCATTCGATGATTCTCTGGGGGCCGCCCGGCGTCGGCAAGACGACGCTCGCGCGCCTGACCGCGCTCGCGTTCGATTGCGAGTTCATCGCGCTGTCGGCGGTGCTGGGCGGCGTGAAGGACATCCGCGAGGCGATGGAGCAGGCGCGCGACACGCTGAACCGCACCGGCCGCCACACGATCCTGTTCGTCGACGAAATCCATCGTTTCAACAAGGCGCAGCAGGACGCGCTGCTGCCGTTCGTCGAATCGGGGCTCGTCACGTTCATCGGCGCGACGACCGAGAACCCGAGCTTCGAGGTGAATTCGGCGCTGCTGTCGCGCGCGCAGGTGTATGTGCTGAAGTCGCTGACGGAAGACGAGCTGCGCCAACTGCTCAAGCGCGCGCAGGACACGGCGCTCGACGGGCTCGCGTTCGACGACAAGGCGGTCGACACGCTCGTCGGCTACGCGGACGGCGATGCGCGGCGCTTTCTGAACCTGCTCGAGCAGGCCCAGACGGCGGCTTCGTCCGCGGGCGTGACGACGATCGACGCGGCGTTCGTCGAGAGCGCGATGACGATGAACGCGCGCCGCTTCGACAAGGGCGGCGACAACTTCTATGACCAGATCTCCGCGCTGCACAAGTCGGTGCGCGGATCGAGCCCGGACGGCGCGCTGTACTGGCTGTGCCGGATGCTCGACGGCGGCGCGGACCCGAAGTACCTCGCGCGGCGCGTCGTGCGGATGGCGTGGGAGGACATCGGCCTGGCCGATCCGCGCGCGATGCAGATCGCGAACGATGCGGCGCAGACCTACGAGCGGCTCGGCTCGCCGGAGGGCGAGCTCGCGCTCGCGCAGGCGGTGCTCTACCTCGCGTGCGCGGCGAAAAGCAACGCCGGCTACAACGCGTACAACGAGGCGATGGCGTTCGTGCGGCAGGACAAGTCGCGCGAGGTGCCGGTGCATCTGCGCAACGCGCCGACGAAACTGATGAAGGAACTCGGCTACGGCCACGCGTACCGCTACGCGCACGACGAGCCGAACGCATACGCGGCGGGCGAGACGTACTTGCCGGACGGCATGGGCGAGCCGCGCTGGTACAAGCCGGTGCCGCGCGGGCTCGAGACGAAGATCGCGGACAAGCTCGCCTGGTTGCGCGAGCTCGACCGCGAAGCGGGCAAGAACGACTAG
- a CDS encoding DUF2164 domain-containing protein — protein MAIELDKDVRERAIASLQRYFTENLEEPIGNIQAGALLHFFVEEIGPAIYNLAVADAQSSLHTRVAELDIDCHQEPFGYWKQQPARKR, from the coding sequence ATGGCCATCGAATTGGACAAGGACGTGCGCGAGCGCGCCATCGCGTCGCTGCAACGCTATTTCACCGAAAACCTGGAAGAGCCGATCGGCAATATCCAGGCCGGCGCGCTGCTGCATTTCTTCGTCGAGGAAATCGGGCCCGCGATCTACAACCTCGCGGTCGCCGACGCGCAGTCGAGCCTGCACACGCGCGTCGCCGAACTCGACATCGATTGCCATCAGGAGCCGTTCGGCTACTGGAAGCAGCAGCCGGCGCGCAAACGCTGA
- the serS gene encoding serine--tRNA ligase, giving the protein MLDIQLLRKDLDGVAKRLADRGYTLDVAAFSALEAERRAIQTRTEELQARRNSLSKQIGAMKGRGEDTSAVMAEVGGIGDEMKASAVKLDEIQARLSELMLEMPNVPHESVPVGRDETENVEVRRWGAPRQFDFDVKDHVDVGTPLGLDFETGAKLSGARFTVLRGPIARLHRALAQFMLDTHTQQHGYSETYTPYIVNPDVLYGTGQLPKFAEDMFRVEKGGAENTVTQYLISTSEISLTNTVRDSIVDASALPIKLTAHSPCFRSEAGSYGRDTRGMIRQHQFDKVEMVQIVAPEASYAALDEMVGHAEAILQTLELPYRVVALCTGDMGFSAAKTFDLEVWLPAQNTYREISSCSNTESFQARRMQARFRNAQGKPELVHTLNGSGLAVGRTLVAVLENYQNADGSVTVPVALRPYMGGVERIAAPSSAA; this is encoded by the coding sequence ATGCTCGACATCCAGTTGCTGCGCAAAGACCTCGACGGCGTCGCGAAACGCCTCGCCGATCGCGGCTACACCCTCGACGTCGCCGCGTTTTCCGCGCTCGAAGCGGAACGCCGGGCGATCCAGACACGCACGGAAGAACTGCAGGCGCGCCGCAACAGCCTGTCGAAGCAGATCGGCGCGATGAAGGGGCGGGGCGAGGACACGTCGGCGGTGATGGCCGAGGTGGGCGGCATCGGCGACGAGATGAAGGCCTCGGCGGTGAAGCTCGACGAGATTCAGGCGCGCCTGTCCGAGCTGATGCTGGAGATGCCGAACGTGCCGCACGAGAGCGTGCCCGTCGGCCGCGACGAGACGGAGAACGTCGAAGTGCGCCGCTGGGGCGCGCCGCGCCAGTTCGATTTCGACGTGAAGGACCACGTCGATGTGGGCACGCCGCTCGGCCTCGATTTCGAGACGGGCGCGAAGCTCTCCGGCGCGCGCTTCACGGTGCTGCGCGGGCCGATCGCGCGCCTGCATCGCGCGCTCGCGCAGTTCATGCTGGACACGCACACGCAGCAGCACGGCTACAGCGAGACGTACACGCCTTACATCGTGAATCCGGACGTGCTGTACGGCACGGGCCAGTTGCCGAAGTTCGCGGAGGACATGTTCCGCGTCGAGAAGGGCGGCGCGGAGAACACGGTCACGCAATACCTGATCTCGACCTCGGAGATCTCGCTGACGAACACCGTGCGCGATTCGATCGTCGACGCGTCCGCGCTGCCGATCAAGCTGACCGCGCATTCGCCGTGCTTCCGCTCGGAGGCGGGCTCGTACGGCCGCGACACGCGCGGGATGATCCGCCAGCACCAGTTCGACAAGGTCGAGATGGTGCAGATCGTCGCGCCGGAAGCATCGTACGCGGCGCTCGACGAGATGGTCGGCCACGCGGAGGCGATCCTGCAGACGCTCGAACTGCCGTACCGCGTGGTCGCGCTATGCACGGGCGACATGGGTTTCTCGGCGGCGAAGACGTTCGACCTCGAGGTGTGGCTGCCCGCGCAGAACACGTATCGCGAGATCTCGAGCTGCTCGAATACCGAATCGTTCCAGGCGCGCCGCATGCAGGCGCGGTTCCGCAACGCGCAGGGCAAGCCCGAGCTCGTGCATACGCTGAACGGCTCGGGCCTCGCGGTCGGCCGCACGCTCGTCGCGGTGCTGGAGAACTACCAGAACGCCGACGGCTCGGTGACGGTGCCCGTCGCGTTGCGGCCTTACATGGGCGGCGTCGAGCGGATCGCCGCGCCTTCGAGCGCGGCCTGA
- a CDS encoding GNAT family N-acetyltransferase, which produces MTVRRIAADQGGVYRELRAASLREPYASGETPEAELAVDAARAAAIAQQRATSDESTTFVLYTEGHPAGMIGAYFDGTPARRAFVSELWVAHAVRHLRGGVLLVNTARAWLATRGAVEIYAWIADQNRSAIRFYEHVGFADTGERAPITRVPGAMKSLFVWREHA; this is translated from the coding sequence TTGACTGTTCGTCGTATTGCCGCGGATCAGGGCGGCGTGTATCGCGAACTGCGCGCCGCCTCGCTGCGCGAGCCCTATGCGAGCGGCGAGACGCCGGAAGCCGAGCTGGCCGTCGACGCCGCGAGAGCGGCCGCGATCGCGCAGCAGCGCGCGACGTCCGACGAATCGACCACGTTCGTGCTGTACACCGAAGGCCATCCGGCCGGCATGATCGGCGCGTATTTCGACGGCACGCCCGCGCGCCGCGCGTTCGTGAGCGAGCTGTGGGTCGCGCATGCGGTCCGTCATCTGCGCGGCGGCGTGCTGCTCGTTAACACGGCGCGCGCGTGGCTCGCCACGCGCGGCGCTGTCGAGATCTACGCATGGATCGCCGATCAGAACCGCAGCGCGATCCGCTTCTACGAGCACGTCGGCTTTGCCGACACCGGCGAGCGCGCGCCGATCACCCGCGTGCCGGGTGCGATGAAATCGCTGTTCGTCTGGCGCGAGCACGCGTAA
- the minC gene encoding septum site-determining protein MinC: protein MSLKKSPFFELRSGSVDTLLFIVKTADLDALRAELVKRFEATPEFFADDVVAIDVRRLADNERVPLDDIRGMLSDVRMRAIGVVAQPEQHAWAAGAGLPLLEARDRRAPSPKAADDAPAQPEEPRVPAAGQAALFAQAGPSGADAVAPPAVAAAPVVAAQSATLVIDKPLRSGQQIYAKGDLVVLGPVSYGAEVIAEGNIHIYAPLRGRALAGVHGNHDARIFCTCLEPELISIAGIYRTTENPLPADVLGKSVQIRLEQEKLMIEPLRLT from the coding sequence ATGTCGCTTAAAAAATCGCCATTCTTCGAACTGCGCAGCGGTTCGGTCGACACGTTGCTGTTCATCGTGAAAACCGCCGATCTCGATGCGTTGCGCGCCGAGTTGGTCAAGCGTTTCGAAGCGACCCCCGAATTCTTTGCGGACGATGTCGTCGCGATCGACGTGCGTCGGCTCGCGGATAACGAGCGCGTCCCGCTCGACGATATCCGTGGGATGCTGAGCGACGTGCGGATGCGTGCGATCGGCGTCGTCGCGCAACCGGAGCAGCACGCATGGGCGGCGGGCGCAGGCTTGCCGCTTCTCGAGGCGCGCGACCGGCGCGCGCCGTCGCCCAAGGCGGCGGATGACGCGCCTGCGCAGCCGGAGGAGCCGCGCGTGCCGGCCGCCGGGCAAGCCGCGCTCTTTGCGCAGGCCGGACCGTCCGGCGCCGATGCGGTTGCGCCGCCGGCCGTGGCCGCCGCACCTGTTGTCGCGGCGCAGTCGGCGACGCTCGTCATCGACAAGCCGCTGCGCTCAGGACAACAGATTTACGCGAAGGGAGATCTCGTGGTGCTCGGCCCGGTCAGTTACGGCGCCGAGGTCATCGCGGAAGGCAACATCCACATCTACGCGCCGTTGCGCGGCCGCGCGCTCGCGGGCGTGCACGGCAATCACGACGCGCGCATCTTCTGCACGTGTCTCGAGCCGGAGCTGATCTCGATCGCGGGTATCTATCGGACCACCGAGAACCCGCTGCCGGCCGACGTGCTCGGCAAGTCGGTGCAGATCCGGTTGGAACAGGAAAAACTGATGATCGAACCGCTGCGCCTCACGTGA
- the minD gene encoding septum site-determining protein MinD, with amino-acid sequence MAKIIVVTSGKGGVGKTTTSASFASGLALRGHKTAVIDFDVGLRNLDLIMGCERRVVYDLVNVIQGEANLNQALIKDKKCENLYILPASQTRDKEALTREGVEKVINDLIGMDFEFIVCDSPAGIESGALHAMYFADEALVVTNPEVSSVRDSDRILGILSSKTKRATEGKEPIKEHLLITRYNPKRVTEGEMLSLDDISEILRIKLIGVVPESEAVLHASNQGLPAVHLDGTDVAEAYKDIVARFLGEDKPLRFTDYQKPGLLQRLFGSK; translated from the coding sequence ATGGCAAAAATCATCGTGGTGACTTCGGGCAAGGGCGGCGTGGGCAAGACGACGACGAGCGCGAGCTTCGCTTCCGGTCTCGCGCTGCGCGGCCACAAGACGGCCGTGATCGACTTCGACGTCGGCTTGCGCAATCTCGACCTCATCATGGGCTGCGAGCGCCGCGTCGTGTACGACCTCGTCAACGTGATCCAGGGCGAAGCGAACCTGAACCAGGCGCTCATCAAGGACAAGAAGTGCGAGAACCTGTACATCCTGCCCGCGTCGCAAACGCGCGACAAGGAAGCGCTGACGCGCGAGGGCGTCGAGAAGGTCATCAACGATCTGATCGGGATGGATTTCGAGTTCATCGTCTGCGATTCGCCCGCGGGCATCGAGTCGGGCGCGCTGCACGCGATGTACTTCGCGGATGAGGCGCTCGTCGTGACGAACCCGGAAGTGTCGTCGGTGCGCGACTCGGACCGCATTCTCGGCATCCTGTCGTCGAAGACGAAGCGCGCGACGGAAGGCAAGGAGCCGATCAAGGAGCACCTGCTCATCACCCGCTACAACCCGAAACGCGTGACCGAAGGCGAGATGCTGTCGCTCGACGACATCAGCGAGATCCTGCGCATCAAGCTGATCGGCGTCGTGCCGGAGTCCGAGGCCGTGCTGCACGCGTCGAACCAGGGCCTGCCCGCCGTCCATCTCGACGGCACCGACGTCGCGGAAGCGTACAAGGACATCGTCGCGCGCTTCCTCGGCGAGGACAAGCCGCTGCGTTTCACCGATTATCAGAAGCCGGGCCTGCTGCAGCGCCTCTTCGGCTCCAAGTAA